A genomic window from Quercus lobata isolate SW786 chromosome 10, ValleyOak3.0 Primary Assembly, whole genome shotgun sequence includes:
- the LOC115963893 gene encoding pentatricopeptide repeat-containing protein At1g06143, which produces MKYMKSITNFNHFSVPKPLQHILTRKQSILDQIKTCSNLKNLGSVFASMIKTNANQDCFLVNQFISACSNFLQIDYATLAFTHVESPNVFVYNAMIRGFVHCFHPTQALECYIHMMRAEVMPTSYTFSSLIKACASLSALGFGEAVHCHIWRNGFDSHLFVQTALIDFYSNFGKIDRSRRVFDEMPERDVYAWTTIVSGYVRTGDLSSAKELFEEMPERNTATWNTMIDGYARMGNFDSAELLFNQMSVRDIISWTTMITCYSQHQKFREALAIFNEMTSNGIHPDEVTMATVISACAHLGALDLGKEIHLYILQNGFDVDVYIGSALIDMYAKCGSLDRSLSVFFKLREKNLFCWNSVIDGLAVHGYADEALKMFRGMEREKIKPNGITFISVLSACTHAGLVEEGRRMFLSMTDDYSILPEVGHYGCMVDLLSKAGLLKDARELIRSMKVEPNNIIWGALLGGCKLHRNLEIAQVAVKELMALEPNNSGHYNLLVNMYAEVNRWGEVGKIRAAMKNIGVEKKCPGSSWIEMERKIHQFAASDKSHPASSEIYLLLAELGGQLKLAGYVPELIWGDLA; this is translated from the coding sequence ATGAAGTACATGAAATCCATTACTAACTTTAACCACTTTTCAGTTCCAAAACCACTCCAACACATACTCACTCGGAAACAATCTATACTTGATCAGATAAAGACATGTTCCAACCTAAAGAACTTGGGATCTGTGTTTGCCTCTATGATCAAAACCAATGCAAACCAAGATTGTTTTTTAGTGAACCAATTTATTAGCGCCTGCTCCAACTTTTTGCAAATAGATTATGCAACTTTAGCATTTACCCACGTGGAAAGTCCCAATGTTTTTGTCTACAATGCAATGATAAGGGGctttgttcattgttttcacCCAACTCAAGCTTTGGAATGTTACATACATATGATGAGAGCTGAAGTTATGCCAACAAGTTATACATTTTCATCGTTGATTAAGGCTTGTGCTTCGCTTTCAGCTTTGGGTTTTGGTGAAGCTGTACATTGTCACATTTGGAGAAATGGGTTTGATTCACATTTGTTTGTTCAGACTGCTTTGATTGATTTCTATTCGAATTTTGGCAAAATTGATAGATCAAGAAgggtgtttgatgaaatgcctgAGAGAGATGTTTATGCATGGACCACGATAGTTTCTGGTTATGTCCGTACTGGGGATTTGAGTTCTGCGAAGGAATTGTTTGAGGAGATGCCTGAGAGGAATACTGCTACATGGAACACTATGATTGATGGATATGCAAGAATGGGGAATTTTGATTCTGCGGAGTTGTTATTCAATCAGATGTCTGTAAGGGATATAATCTCATGGACAACCATGATCACTTGCTATTCTCAGCACCAGAAATTTAGAGAAGCATTAGCAATATTTAACGAAATGACGAGTAATGGGATCCATCCAGATGAAGTGACCATGGCAACTGTTATATCAGCTTGTGCCCATCTTGGAGCTCTTGATTTAGGAAAGGAAATTCATCTTTATATATTGCAGAATGGATTTGATGTTGATGTTTATATTGGGTCTGCGCTTATTGACATGTATGCCAAGTGTGGGAGCTTAGATAGGTCACTTTCAGTGTTCTTCAAATTGCGGgagaaaaacttgttttgttggAATTCAGTTATAGACGGGCTTGCAGTTCATGGGTATGCAGATGAAGCGCTAAAGATGTTTAGGGGAATGGAGAGGGAGAAGATCAAACCTAATGGAATTACTTTTATTAGCGTTCTAAGTGCCTGCACTCATGCAGGACTTGTTGAAGAAGGCCGAAGGATGTTTTTGAGCATGACAGATGATTACTCAATCCTTCCTGAAGTTGGACACTATGGATGTATGGTTGATCTATTGAGCAAAGCAGGCTTGCTTAAAGATGCACGAGAGTTGATAAGAAGCATGAAAGTTGAACCAAACAACATTATATGGGGGGCCTTGTTAGGTGGGTGCAAGCTCCACAGAAACTTGGAGATTGCTCAAGTTGCTGTTAAGGAACTGATGGCTTTGGAGCCAAACAACAGTGGCCATTACAATCTTCTGGTTAACATGTATGCTGAAGTGAATAGATGGGGTGAGGTTGGAAAAATCCGGGCAGCCATGAAGAATATAGGAGTGGAAAAGAAATGTCCTGGATCCAGTTGGATTGAAATGGAAAGGAAGATTCATCAGTTTGCAGCATCTGATAAATCTCACCCAGCTTCTAGTGAAATTTACCTATTGCTGGCTGAATTAGGTGGGCAACTGAAGCTAGCTGGCTATGTACCTGAACTAATTTGGGGGGATTTAGCGTGA